The Halosimplex litoreum genome has a window encoding:
- a CDS encoding protein kinase domain-containing protein, with translation MSEDTTTGDRGGTAADGSGGDGAETGDDGRDGSRGPVLAVLADPERGDERLPQVLGALDGDDRAERLRATLALCLAVEADADLLDPVVRRLVDRLDDEPPVEIPHALDYLAARRPKAVDEVVTDLDEQRELRARQHLYQSGAGFARSEYRPSASGDRGAGRARVAGGGGGGGDGQRVYTDRSPGADFDPSTLAEGGGADGAESDDAEGDRGEPDGDDADDGRRALTRGRLALVTRRLSTVIDRSRFDDLTVHSDRERGRFGDSYQAVGSVGDEEAPLSLTVFRMPDDDRAAFAGALRDALDAWAGADGHELVLTVHDWGLRPRPWAALEHTGTALADREDGPLDAREAVANAAEIADAVAHVHQRGVVHGALDPATVAYPGATFTERERQRPRVTDFGLARVYADHRGLANVIDPRFAAPEHYSGRFGEIDRATDVYGLGVLLYRLVTGEPPYHGTVEEVRAGVCSDRAPVPSEVESDLPGDLDRVVRKATATGKLARYETVTGFRRELRGVDVDGR, from the coding sequence ATGTCAGAAGACACCACGACGGGCGATCGAGGCGGGACGGCGGCCGACGGCAGCGGCGGCGATGGAGCGGAGACCGGCGACGACGGCCGCGACGGCAGCCGTGGCCCGGTGCTGGCCGTTCTCGCCGACCCCGAGCGGGGCGACGAGCGGCTGCCGCAGGTGCTCGGCGCGCTCGACGGCGACGACCGCGCCGAGCGGTTGCGCGCGACGCTCGCGCTCTGTCTCGCCGTCGAGGCCGACGCGGATCTGCTCGACCCGGTGGTCCGGCGGCTGGTCGACCGCCTGGACGACGAGCCGCCCGTCGAGATACCCCACGCGCTGGACTACCTCGCCGCTCGCCGGCCGAAGGCGGTCGACGAGGTGGTCACGGATCTGGACGAGCAGCGGGAGCTGCGCGCCCGACAGCACCTCTATCAGTCCGGTGCCGGGTTCGCCCGCAGCGAGTACCGCCCGTCCGCTTCGGGCGACCGCGGCGCCGGCCGAGCGCGTGTCGCGGGTGGTGGAGGCGGCGGGGGCGACGGCCAGCGCGTCTACACGGATCGCTCGCCCGGCGCCGACTTCGACCCGTCGACGCTCGCCGAGGGAGGGGGTGCCGACGGAGCGGAGAGCGACGACGCCGAAGGCGACCGGGGCGAACCGGACGGCGACGACGCGGACGACGGGCGGCGGGCGCTGACGCGCGGCCGACTGGCGCTCGTCACGCGCCGGCTCTCGACGGTGATCGACCGGAGCCGGTTCGACGACCTGACCGTCCACTCGGACCGTGAACGGGGCCGATTCGGCGACAGCTACCAGGCCGTCGGAAGCGTCGGTGACGAGGAGGCCCCGCTCTCGCTGACCGTCTTTCGGATGCCCGACGACGACCGAGCGGCGTTCGCCGGCGCGCTCCGTGACGCCCTCGACGCCTGGGCGGGCGCCGACGGCCACGAGCTGGTGCTGACGGTCCACGACTGGGGGCTGCGCCCGCGACCGTGGGCCGCGCTCGAACACACCGGGACCGCCCTCGCAGACCGCGAAGACGGGCCCCTCGACGCTCGCGAGGCCGTCGCGAACGCCGCCGAGATCGCCGACGCCGTCGCCCACGTCCACCAGCGCGGCGTCGTCCACGGCGCGCTCGACCCCGCGACCGTCGCCTATCCCGGCGCGACCTTCACCGAGCGCGAGCGCCAGCGCCCCCGAGTCACCGACTTCGGTCTCGCCCGCGTCTACGCCGACCACCGCGGACTCGCGAACGTGATCGACCCCAGATTCGCCGCCCCGGAGCACTACTCCGGCCGATTCGGGGAGATCGACCGCGCCACCGACGTGTACGGGCTCGGCGTCCTGCTCTATCGGCTGGTGACCGGCGAGCCCCCTTACCACGGCACCGTCGAGGAGGTACGCGCGGGGGTGTGCTCCGACCGCGCTCCGGTGCCGAGCGAGGTCGAATCCGACCTCCCTGGCGACCTCGACCGGGTCGTCCGCAAGGCGACCGCGACGGGGAAACTCGCCAGATACGAGACGGTCACGGGGTTCCGGCGGGAACTCCGGGGAGTCGACGTCGATGGCCGGTGA
- a CDS encoding NUDIX domain-containing protein → MDEYAHVVNVDGVVARARDEESDDSGDSTTEYLLIERSAEEDHAAGLLGLPGGKLEPGPGTDHAVEATVRREIEEEVGLTVGGVEYVCSGTFETDTGYQCLNVVTLCEHVGGDARPREPDEVAAVHWLTLDDLRAREDVPEFTETYVERAAAVAASE, encoded by the coding sequence ATGGACGAGTACGCACACGTCGTCAACGTCGACGGGGTCGTCGCGAGAGCGCGGGACGAGGAGTCTGACGACTCCGGCGACTCGACCACCGAGTACCTGCTTATCGAGCGGAGCGCCGAGGAGGACCACGCGGCCGGTCTGCTGGGACTCCCGGGCGGCAAGCTCGAACCCGGACCCGGCACCGACCACGCCGTCGAAGCGACGGTCCGACGGGAGATCGAGGAGGAGGTCGGCCTCACCGTCGGCGGGGTCGAGTACGTCTGTTCGGGCACGTTCGAGACCGACACCGGCTACCAGTGTCTGAACGTGGTCACGCTGTGCGAACACGTGGGCGGCGACGCCCGCCCCCGCGAGCCCGACGAGGTAGCGGCGGTTCACTGGCTTACCCTCGACGATCTCCGCGCTCGCGAGGACGTGCCCGAGTTCACCGAGACGTACGTCGAGCGGGCCGCTGCCGTGGCCGCGTCGGAGTGA
- a CDS encoding DUF998 domain-containing protein, translating into MAEYDPARPLVPPVVGLAAIVVAFGGVVYAMVAAPWFSPLSYALSDLGARGAVTAPIFNGALLAGGALGTGFVVSVLADTDHPIRQAGGVFGLLAMLFMALVGVFPIPSPFHGLVAVPFFVFLTLAVFLWGAGDYAAGRPLRGLILVLLGVLHVVSWAWWLLFPWFPPGIAIPELFGSVAFAVWGGWLAVEEFGRVRVDRDRL; encoded by the coding sequence ATGGCCGAGTACGACCCCGCTCGCCCGCTGGTCCCGCCCGTCGTCGGTCTCGCGGCCATCGTCGTCGCCTTCGGCGGCGTCGTCTACGCGATGGTCGCGGCGCCGTGGTTCTCGCCGCTGTCGTACGCCCTCTCCGATCTCGGCGCCCGCGGCGCCGTGACCGCACCGATATTCAACGGTGCCTTGCTGGCCGGCGGGGCCCTCGGTACCGGCTTCGTCGTCTCGGTGCTGGCCGACACCGACCACCCGATCCGGCAGGCGGGGGGCGTCTTCGGCCTGCTCGCCATGCTGTTCATGGCGCTGGTCGGCGTGTTCCCGATCCCCAGCCCGTTCCACGGCCTCGTCGCCGTCCCCTTCTTCGTGTTCCTGACGCTCGCCGTGTTCCTCTGGGGCGCTGGCGACTACGCCGCGGGACGGCCGCTCCGAGGGCTGATTCTGGTGTTGCTCGGCGTCCTCCACGTCGTCTCGTGGGCGTGGTGGCTCCTGTTCCCGTGGTTCCCGCCGGGGATCGCGATCCCCGAACTGTTCGGGTCGGTCGCGTTCGCGGTCTGGGGTGGCTGGCTCGCCGTCGAGGAGTTCGGACGGGTGCGAGTCGATCGCGACCGGCTGTGA
- a CDS encoding geranylgeranyl reductase family protein, with amino-acid sequence MTTREYDVVVVGAGTAGCYAAATVAREGYDVALLERKPEEEGGHIACGDALKGASSFPDAIPKSKIEPAMTNTGVDHGRFEIPQEDTVLEIPVPGELAVIDRWEYGRAVIEGALDAGADIHFDTVVQDAHQADDGTVTGVRAMHEGDPVDYEAEMVIDGAGALSILQDKVDFDGATFDTNVSYSQFCSAYREVVTVDEPVEWDDALVFKPTERAAGYLWYFPRTDTEINAGLGFQMNEEPMHLVEDLKRDLRNREEFDGATVEDKLGAALPTRRPYDSAVAPGFLAAGDAAGLVNPTTGGGIGGAAYSGQYAGEQAVAAIEDGDVSEDALWEYNKRVMDHFGARFATLDVYNIFVTAYDIDSLMGMLAALPAEKIAEGLYAGETDIGPLLKLKTAVKSVGHWGTIYDLYETKQLAERVLAHYEDYPETRAGFADWQVRRDEILDDVYETTGADPKY; translated from the coding sequence ATGACTACACGCGAGTACGACGTCGTGGTCGTCGGGGCGGGGACCGCCGGTTGCTACGCCGCGGCGACCGTCGCCCGCGAGGGCTACGACGTCGCGCTCCTCGAGCGCAAACCCGAGGAGGAAGGGGGCCACATCGCCTGCGGCGACGCCCTCAAGGGCGCGAGTTCGTTCCCCGACGCGATCCCGAAATCGAAGATCGAACCGGCGATGACCAACACCGGCGTCGACCACGGCCGGTTCGAGATCCCCCAGGAGGACACCGTGCTGGAGATTCCCGTCCCGGGCGAACTCGCCGTCATCGACCGCTGGGAGTACGGTAGAGCGGTCATCGAGGGCGCGCTCGACGCCGGCGCCGACATCCACTTCGACACGGTCGTCCAGGACGCCCACCAGGCCGACGACGGGACCGTGACGGGCGTCCGAGCCATGCACGAGGGCGACCCCGTCGACTACGAGGCCGAGATGGTGATCGACGGCGCGGGCGCGCTGTCGATCCTCCAGGACAAGGTCGACTTCGACGGGGCCACCTTCGACACCAACGTCAGCTACAGCCAGTTCTGCTCGGCCTATCGCGAGGTCGTCACCGTCGACGAGCCCGTCGAGTGGGACGACGCCTTGGTGTTCAAGCCGACCGAGCGGGCAGCGGGGTACCTGTGGTACTTCCCGCGGACCGACACCGAGATCAACGCCGGGCTGGGCTTCCAGATGAACGAGGAGCCGATGCACCTGGTCGAGGACTTAAAACGCGACCTGCGCAATCGCGAGGAGTTCGACGGCGCGACCGTCGAGGACAAACTCGGCGCCGCGCTCCCGACCCGCCGTCCCTACGACTCGGCGGTCGCCCCCGGCTTCCTCGCGGCCGGCGACGCGGCGGGCCTGGTCAACCCCACGACCGGCGGCGGCATCGGCGGCGCCGCCTACTCCGGGCAGTACGCCGGCGAGCAGGCCGTCGCAGCCATCGAGGACGGTGACGTGAGCGAGGACGCCCTCTGGGAGTACAACAAGCGCGTGATGGACCACTTCGGCGCCCGCTTCGCCACGCTGGACGTCTACAACATCTTCGTGACCGCCTACGACATCGACAGCCTGATGGGCATGCTGGCGGCGCTGCCGGCGGAGAAGATCGCCGAGGGACTGTACGCCGGCGAGACCGACATCGGCCCCTTACTCAAGCTCAAGACCGCGGTCAAATCCGTCGGCCACTGGGGGACGATCTACGACCTCTACGAGACGAAACAGCTGGCCGAGCGCGTGCTGGCCCACTACGAGGACTACCCCGAGACACGCGCCGGTTTCGCCGACTGGCAGGTCCGCCGCGACGAGATCCTCGACGACGTCTACGAGACGACCGGCGCCGACCCGAAGTACTGA
- a CDS encoding type IV pilin has product MRECDTSRAVSPVIGVILMVAITVLLAATAATFFMGFEGSLSGSPTVAVQGEFAVDSGGHELAVAFTGGDVVASENVKIHVANAGCRGVGSVTDRYDVGELGVSGSSVAAGTDAQVTVGTVCPTGASQLDLSRTEVTVSWLEPGATSGQVLYRWRGPAA; this is encoded by the coding sequence ATGAGAGAGTGCGACACATCGAGAGCCGTATCACCGGTCATCGGGGTCATCCTGATGGTCGCGATCACCGTCCTGCTGGCGGCGACGGCGGCGACGTTCTTCATGGGGTTCGAGGGGTCGCTGTCGGGGTCGCCCACCGTCGCGGTGCAGGGCGAGTTCGCCGTCGACAGCGGCGGGCACGAACTCGCCGTGGCGTTCACCGGCGGCGACGTCGTGGCCAGCGAGAACGTGAAGATACACGTCGCGAACGCAGGGTGTCGGGGCGTCGGGTCGGTCACCGACCGCTACGACGTCGGCGAGCTCGGCGTCTCGGGGTCGTCGGTCGCCGCCGGGACGGACGCACAGGTGACCGTCGGGACCGTCTGTCCGACGGGGGCGAGCCAGCTGGACCTCTCGCGGACGGAGGTGACCGTCTCGTGGCTCGAACCCGGTGCGACGAGCGGACAGGTGCTCTACCGCTGGCGCGGCCCCGCGGCCTGA
- a CDS encoding amidohydrolase, whose translation MSQPSRERLVELRREFHRKPEPAWREFWTTARIVDELEPIDVDEVLVGPEVLAEGERIGVPDDEELDRWYRQAEEVGANPETLERLRGGYTGAAAVLERGSGPTVALRVDIDGLPRAESTDDDHVPAREGFRSEHEGAMHACGHDAHATIGLGVLEAVADSDFAGTLKVLFQPAEESVGGGKPVAESGLLDDVDYLLAVHVGLDHPTGEVVAGVEGFLAVHQFRADFSGESAHAGGRPASGRNAVQAMATAVQNLYAIPRHEDGVTRVNAGTVGGGSATNVIPEEAHIEGEVRGETTALMEYMRGRAHSVLEGAAAMHDCEVEVTPDGEAPGGESDDAVVDVVETIAGRTTGVDSVLRNDDLGGSEDATFLMNRVQERGGRAAYVGVGTDHPGGHHTATFDVDEDSLVVGVDVLTETILALARDRP comes from the coding sequence ATGAGTCAGCCGAGCCGCGAGCGTCTCGTCGAGTTGCGCCGTGAGTTTCACCGCAAGCCCGAGCCCGCCTGGCGGGAGTTCTGGACGACCGCGCGGATCGTGGACGAACTCGAACCGATAGACGTCGACGAGGTCCTCGTCGGACCCGAGGTCCTGGCCGAGGGCGAGCGCATCGGGGTCCCGGACGACGAGGAACTGGACCGGTGGTACCGACAGGCCGAGGAGGTGGGGGCGAATCCCGAAACGCTGGAGCGACTGCGCGGCGGCTACACGGGTGCCGCGGCGGTCCTCGAACGGGGTTCGGGCCCCACGGTCGCCCTGCGGGTCGACATCGACGGGCTCCCGCGCGCGGAGTCGACCGACGACGACCACGTCCCCGCCCGCGAGGGCTTCCGGTCGGAACACGAGGGGGCGATGCACGCCTGCGGGCACGACGCCCACGCGACCATCGGACTGGGCGTGCTGGAGGCGGTCGCCGACAGCGATTTCGCGGGGACGCTGAAGGTCCTGTTCCAGCCCGCCGAGGAGTCCGTCGGCGGGGGGAAGCCGGTGGCCGAGAGCGGGCTGCTCGACGACGTGGACTACCTGCTGGCCGTCCACGTCGGTCTCGACCACCCGACCGGCGAGGTGGTCGCGGGGGTCGAGGGGTTCCTGGCGGTCCACCAGTTCCGGGCGGACTTCTCGGGCGAATCGGCCCACGCCGGCGGTCGTCCGGCGTCGGGGCGCAACGCCGTCCAGGCGATGGCCACTGCCGTCCAGAACCTCTACGCGATCCCCCGCCACGAGGACGGCGTCACGCGCGTCAACGCCGGGACAGTCGGCGGCGGGAGCGCGACGAACGTGATCCCGGAGGAAGCCCACATCGAGGGCGAAGTCCGCGGGGAGACGACCGCACTCATGGAGTACATGCGCGGTCGGGCCCACTCCGTGCTCGAGGGCGCGGCGGCGATGCACGACTGCGAAGTCGAGGTGACGCCCGACGGCGAGGCGCCGGGGGGAGAGAGCGACGACGCCGTCGTCGACGTGGTCGAGACGATCGCGGGGCGGACGACGGGCGTCGACTCCGTGTTGCGAAACGACGACCTCGGCGGGAGCGAAGACGCCACGTTCCTGATGAACCGTGTGCAGGAACGGGGCGGGCGAGCGGCGTACGTCGGCGTCGGCACCGACCACCCCGGCGGCCACCACACCGCGACGTTCGACGTCGACGAGGACTCGCTGGTCGTCGGCGTCGACGTGCTGACGGAGACGATTCTAGCGCTCGCGCGCGACCGGCCGTGA
- a CDS encoding uS10/mL48 family ribosomal protein, protein MPFVTKLTFTSGDRRLLDDVVDGVKGAAERKGVELKGPHPQPPTDHRVPQSKRLAADGGSFEPWQYTAYTRTVEVHGHDDFARSVAGDDYPDRIHVEAEIEQVR, encoded by the coding sequence ATGCCCTTCGTCACGAAGCTCACGTTCACGAGCGGCGATCGACGGCTCCTCGACGACGTCGTCGACGGAGTCAAGGGAGCCGCCGAGCGCAAGGGCGTGGAGCTGAAAGGGCCCCATCCGCAACCGCCGACGGACCACCGCGTGCCACAGAGCAAGCGCCTCGCGGCCGACGGCGGGAGCTTCGAGCCCTGGCAGTACACCGCCTACACCCGCACCGTCGAAGTCCACGGCCACGACGACTTCGCCCGCTCGGTCGCCGGCGACGACTACCCCGACCGCATCCACGTCGAAGCCGAGATCGAACAGGTCCGCTGA
- a CDS encoding bis(5'-nucleosyl)-tetraphosphatase: MIEATSAGAILFRDTRGRREYLLLKSRPGDWEFPKGGVEGEEELQQTAIREVKEEAGIGDFRLLDGFREDYDYVFEANGNTIHKTVHLFIARSFEASAELSHEHRDLQWRDYEQAVNTVTQDGPREILEEAHEFLDEKLAEDEDDEEKEAE; this comes from the coding sequence ATGATAGAGGCCACGAGCGCGGGAGCCATCCTCTTTCGCGATACGCGTGGCCGGCGGGAGTACCTCCTCCTCAAGAGTCGCCCGGGCGACTGGGAGTTCCCGAAAGGGGGCGTCGAGGGCGAGGAGGAGCTCCAGCAGACCGCCATCCGCGAAGTGAAAGAGGAGGCCGGGATCGGCGATTTCCGGCTCTTGGACGGCTTCCGAGAGGACTACGACTACGTGTTCGAAGCCAACGGCAACACCATCCACAAGACCGTACACCTGTTCATCGCCCGCTCGTTCGAGGCGTCGGCGGAACTCTCCCACGAGCACCGCGACCTGCAGTGGCGCGACTACGAACAGGCCGTCAACACCGTCACGCAGGACGGCCCCCGCGAGATATTAGAAGAGGCCCACGAGTTCCTCGACGAGAAACTCGCCGAAGACGAGGACGACGAGGAGAAGGAAGCGGAGTGA
- a CDS encoding YccF domain-containing protein — protein sequence MADDSPSIAIRAVWFVAIGWWATGILLTAAWLFSLTVVGLPVGVKLVNVVPKALTLKQTDDDVDRVEIGGSSSNSSSILVRGIYFVLVGWWASLLWTGAAYLLCLSVVGLPFGIKMFNRLPRVLSLYEG from the coding sequence ATGGCCGACGATAGCCCCTCGATAGCTATCCGGGCGGTCTGGTTCGTCGCCATCGGTTGGTGGGCGACTGGTATCCTACTGACGGCGGCGTGGCTGTTCAGTCTGACCGTCGTGGGGCTTCCGGTCGGCGTAAAACTAGTGAACGTGGTTCCGAAGGCGCTCACGCTCAAGCAGACCGACGACGATGTCGACAGAGTCGAAATAGGCGGGAGTAGCAGCAACTCTTCCAGCATCCTCGTCCGAGGGATTTACTTCGTCCTCGTCGGATGGTGGGCCAGCCTGCTCTGGACCGGAGCGGCGTATCTGCTCTGTCTCTCCGTCGTCGGACTGCCGTTCGGGATCAAGATGTTCAACAGACTCCCGAGAGTGCTGTCGCTCTACGAGGGATAA
- a CDS encoding PH domain-containing protein yields MGNTTTAGENVQHQADTDGIDLMQGESAHQNRRPSWALWWKQIALGAFVLLAGLGGDAAAGGILVGGGIFAYVVLARIQSRYVVTDERVKAKIGLLSKASREYRIADLNSLSTSQSIFERLVGHGSLTLRTASNDEIVWRGVPDYQDVANSIRQEQRKYD; encoded by the coding sequence ATGGGTAATACTACTACGGCAGGTGAGAATGTACAGCATCAGGCTGATACGGACGGTATCGACCTCATGCAGGGCGAGTCGGCACATCAGAACCGACGGCCGAGCTGGGCACTCTGGTGGAAACAGATCGCTCTCGGGGCGTTCGTACTACTCGCAGGGCTCGGCGGAGACGCCGCCGCCGGTGGAATTCTCGTTGGGGGAGGTATCTTCGCGTACGTCGTTCTCGCGCGGATACAGTCCCGGTACGTAGTCACGGACGAACGAGTGAAAGCGAAAATCGGGCTGCTGTCGAAGGCGAGCCGTGAGTATCGGATTGCCGACCTGAACAGTCTGAGCACCAGCCAATCGATTTTCGAGCGGCTGGTCGGTCATGGTTCGCTCACCCTGCGGACCGCGAGTAACGACGAGATCGTCTGGCGCGGCGTCCCCGATTACCAGGACGTGGCCAATTCCATCCGCCAAGAGCAACGGAAGTACGACTGA
- a CDS encoding DUF5787 family protein, with translation MSEFTFELTVCQWAEREWPPAGGGPEVGDDDRTAVVARQIGTKRRRWDTVVVECDPEGLRRRANFGLAELGSDLLHVVRNAPAEWTWYRDALPDPGYSWRYVREAIHEAADRGVVETRRLSNNRIEIRRKWAYPDWVERIVAVENKPDLDASAARALGPQLERDVALSLADEVWVATTETGETVEPALIEDVPVEAGVLTVDAAGEADVSWHPRSLAVDDPGTRILERPSGGDRDASAARFEYVDPEWKADKRLELAERAYGRGWRAYADTMRPDCRHFRLTDESAGFLPYCAAKDCHPTAGECSGSCGEFEPEPPVWRSGDWPISGGPGKGVKRLLDRQRRRLRPGLDEEA, from the coding sequence GTGAGCGAGTTTACGTTCGAACTCACCGTCTGTCAGTGGGCCGAACGGGAGTGGCCGCCGGCCGGAGGCGGCCCCGAAGTCGGAGACGACGACCGGACTGCCGTCGTCGCCCGACAGATCGGGACCAAACGGCGTCGGTGGGACACCGTCGTCGTCGAGTGCGACCCCGAGGGACTGCGCCGGCGGGCGAACTTCGGGCTCGCCGAACTCGGCTCGGATCTCCTGCACGTCGTGCGCAACGCGCCCGCCGAGTGGACCTGGTACCGCGACGCGCTGCCCGACCCCGGCTACTCCTGGCGCTACGTCCGCGAGGCGATCCACGAGGCGGCCGACCGCGGCGTCGTCGAGACGCGTCGGCTGTCGAACAACCGGATCGAGATCCGACGCAAGTGGGCCTATCCCGACTGGGTCGAGCGGATCGTCGCCGTCGAGAACAAGCCGGACCTGGACGCCAGCGCCGCCCGCGCGCTCGGCCCGCAACTGGAACGGGACGTGGCGCTCTCGCTCGCCGACGAGGTGTGGGTCGCCACGACCGAAACCGGCGAGACCGTCGAGCCGGCGCTGATCGAGGACGTACCGGTCGAAGCGGGGGTCCTCACGGTCGACGCGGCGGGCGAGGCCGACGTATCCTGGCACCCACGGTCGCTCGCGGTCGACGACCCCGGTACTCGGATCCTCGAACGCCCCTCCGGCGGCGACCGCGACGCTTCGGCCGCCCGCTTCGAGTACGTCGACCCCGAGTGGAAGGCCGACAAGCGGCTCGAACTCGCCGAGCGCGCGTACGGCCGCGGCTGGCGCGCCTACGCCGACACGATGCGCCCCGACTGCCGCCACTTTCGGCTCACCGACGAGTCGGCGGGCTTTCTCCCCTACTGCGCCGCGAAGGACTGTCACCCGACCGCCGGCGAGTGTTCCGGGTCCTGTGGCGAGTTCGAGCCGGAACCGCCGGTGTGGCGCTCGGGCGACTGGCCCATCTCGGGCGGACCCGGCAAAGGGGTCAAGCGACTGCTGGACCGGCAGCGACGGCGTCTGCGACCCGGGCTGGACGAGGAAGCGTAG
- a CDS encoding DUF5783 family protein has protein sequence MTAFDPEKFEDKYVHYMNELQTAYKNAYQHFHGRYDSTLLKAIDRRVLDGSEPFYEGDGRFRVELPENPRERAGEVPVDDERFDAVLEEFVDRIEFELRRVFGFEDD, from the coding sequence ATGACGGCGTTCGACCCGGAGAAGTTCGAGGACAAGTACGTCCACTACATGAACGAGCTACAGACCGCCTACAAGAACGCCTACCAGCACTTCCACGGTCGCTACGACTCGACGCTGCTCAAAGCGATCGACCGTCGCGTCCTCGACGGGAGCGAGCCGTTCTACGAAGGGGACGGCCGATTCCGGGTCGAACTCCCGGAGAACCCGCGCGAGCGGGCGGGCGAGGTACCCGTCGACGACGAGCGGTTCGACGCCGTTCTCGAGGAGTTCGTCGACCGCATCGAGTTCGAGTTGCGACGGGTCTTCGGGTTCGAGGACGACTGA
- a CDS encoding DUF5797 family protein — MTLSDEARERLADVVALQPTKNADLQAQWDMDSGSDVHQYLESELKDYYYRDEDSLICATPEANDLVGDQVEGEIDEQAVTVPALQAAAIDVLPDHDDEPQSVVATLHDLRDTGRDPAVDEVRSALRSLTEKGVVERVQKTVPTYRLAVERDALEVQRRDDGDD, encoded by the coding sequence ATGACGCTATCGGACGAGGCCCGCGAGCGACTCGCGGACGTGGTGGCGCTCCAGCCGACGAAAAACGCCGATCTCCAGGCCCAGTGGGACATGGACAGCGGGAGCGACGTCCACCAGTACCTCGAATCCGAACTGAAAGACTACTACTACCGCGACGAGGACAGCCTCATCTGCGCCACGCCGGAGGCCAACGACCTCGTCGGCGACCAGGTCGAGGGCGAGATCGACGAGCAAGCCGTCACCGTCCCCGCGCTGCAGGCCGCGGCGATCGACGTCCTCCCCGACCACGACGACGAACCCCAGAGCGTCGTCGCGACCCTGCACGATCTGCGCGACACCGGTCGCGACCCCGCAGTCGACGAGGTCCGGTCGGCGCTGCGCTCGCTCACCGAGAAGGGCGTCGTCGAGCGCGTCCAGAAGACCGTCCCGACCTACCGGCTGGCCGTCGAGCGCGACGCGCTGGAAGTGCAACGGCGCGACGACGGGGACGACTGA
- a CDS encoding Mut7-C RNAse domain-containing protein, protein MLGKLATYLRMCGYDAAYAGERGIEADDDVLALAHTEGRVLVTRDRELAARAERSQLLSTREVTEQLLELRRSGFDLELADEPARCSACNGPLERVDRTEPTPDYAPETHEETVWRCRNCGQHFWKGSHWADVAGTLGDL, encoded by the coding sequence ATGCTCGGGAAGCTGGCGACGTACCTGCGGATGTGCGGGTACGACGCCGCCTACGCGGGCGAGCGCGGTATCGAGGCCGACGACGACGTGCTGGCGCTCGCCCACACCGAAGGGCGGGTGCTGGTGACTCGCGATCGCGAGCTGGCGGCTCGCGCCGAGCGCTCGCAACTGCTCTCGACGCGGGAGGTGACCGAGCAGCTCCTGGAACTGCGCCGGTCGGGGTTCGACCTCGAACTGGCCGACGAGCCGGCGCGCTGTTCGGCCTGTAACGGCCCGCTCGAACGCGTCGACCGGACCGAGCCGACGCCCGACTACGCCCCCGAGACCCACGAGGAGACGGTCTGGCGCTGTCGAAACTGCGGCCAGCACTTCTGGAAGGGCAGCCACTGGGCGGACGTGGCCGGGACGCTCGGCGACCTGTGA